From the Gallaecimonas kandeliae genome, one window contains:
- a CDS encoding TM2 domain-containing protein, producing the protein MKGTVLAYSVQEGTGTISGQDGKHYEFSHTSWQDSAGPSKGQTVDFDVNDGTVGKVFLVNDAPVAAGGISNERLVAALLAFFLGAFGAHKFYLGKTTAGIIMLVVFLFGFILLGIPSFIIGVIAFVEFIIYLIKPNEDFHREYVEGDKAWF; encoded by the coding sequence ATGAAAGGGACAGTACTGGCGTACTCGGTGCAGGAAGGCACAGGCACCATTTCCGGCCAAGACGGCAAGCATTACGAATTCAGCCACACCAGCTGGCAGGACAGCGCCGGCCCCAGCAAGGGCCAGACAGTCGATTTCGACGTCAACGACGGCACAGTCGGCAAGGTGTTCCTGGTCAATGACGCCCCCGTCGCCGCCGGCGGCATCAGCAACGAGCGCCTGGTGGCCGCCCTCCTGGCCTTCTTCCTCGGCGCCTTCGGCGCCCACAAGTTCTACCTGGGCAAGACCACGGCCGGCATCATCATGCTGGTGGTGTTCCTGTTCGGCTTCATCCTGCTGGGGATACCTTCTTTCATCATCGGCGTCATCGCCTTCGTGGAATTCATCATCTACCTGATCAAGCCCAACGAGGATTTCCACCGCGAATACGTCGAAGGCGACAAGGCCTGGTTTTGA
- a CDS encoding DUF885 domain-containing protein, giving the protein MSVRLASVAAAVALALTACSQPETGTAAEPQNTAKTAIDVNALADQYFEDNLKLNPCMGVYIGDYRFNDQYCVQSPAHFQAQRDLTARYLAKLAKIDAKALSQDQHTTYELLSFDLNLAKDGERFPNEELPLNQFYNDFASFAQLGSGTSAQPFATVADYDAFLKKVAGFSENAGFEMAAMKAGMAKGVVLPKILAKRLVEQLSAVLADNPEDSLFWGPVKQMPAGFSDADKARLTAAYKAAIATQILPAYQQMRDFIRDQYLPACRDSDGWSGLPDGKAWYDWEIRSQTTQTEMSSDQIHQLGLQLVDQIHGEMAKVQKELGIKGDLHDLFHFMQTDPSEYFKTPEEALQAFRDVKAKVYAKLPTLFDTMPKSDYEIRATEKFRAANSAAGEYQPGTPDGSRKGVFYANIYNLSVQPKYGVTTLSLHEAAPGHHFQISLQMEQSGQSKYRQFTGYNAYVEGWALYSETLGKNMGLYQDPNQYYGHLSDALLRAMRLVVDTGLHAKGWSHDQAIAYMRANSSMSIDDIRSEVERYMALPGQALGYMLGRREIEKLRDEAKAELGDKFDIRAFHHQVLGIGAVPLEVLAEHIHSWIKSQKA; this is encoded by the coding sequence ATGTCCGTTCGTCTCGCTTCAGTGGCCGCCGCCGTGGCCCTGGCCCTGACCGCCTGCAGCCAACCTGAGACCGGCACCGCCGCCGAACCCCAGAACACCGCCAAGACCGCCATCGACGTCAACGCCCTGGCTGACCAGTATTTCGAGGACAACCTCAAGCTCAACCCCTGCATGGGGGTCTATATCGGCGATTACCGCTTCAACGACCAGTACTGTGTCCAGAGCCCGGCCCACTTCCAGGCCCAGCGGGACCTGACGGCCCGTTACCTGGCCAAGCTGGCCAAGATCGACGCCAAGGCCCTGAGCCAGGACCAGCACACCACCTATGAACTGCTGAGCTTCGACCTCAACCTGGCCAAGGACGGCGAGCGCTTCCCCAACGAAGAGCTGCCCCTCAATCAGTTCTACAACGACTTCGCCAGCTTCGCCCAGCTCGGCTCCGGCACCAGCGCCCAGCCCTTCGCGACGGTGGCGGACTACGACGCCTTCCTGAAGAAGGTGGCCGGTTTCAGCGAGAACGCCGGCTTCGAGATGGCCGCCATGAAGGCCGGCATGGCCAAGGGCGTGGTGCTGCCCAAGATCCTGGCCAAGCGGCTGGTGGAGCAGCTGAGCGCCGTGCTGGCCGACAACCCCGAAGACAGCCTCTTCTGGGGCCCGGTCAAGCAGATGCCGGCCGGCTTCAGCGACGCCGACAAGGCCCGCCTGACCGCCGCCTACAAGGCCGCCATCGCCACCCAGATCCTGCCCGCCTACCAGCAGATGCGCGACTTCATCCGCGACCAGTACCTGCCCGCCTGTAGAGACAGCGACGGCTGGAGCGGCCTGCCCGACGGCAAGGCCTGGTACGACTGGGAGATCCGTTCCCAGACCACCCAGACCGAGATGAGCAGCGACCAGATCCACCAACTCGGCCTCCAGCTGGTGGACCAGATCCACGGCGAGATGGCCAAGGTGCAGAAGGAGCTGGGCATCAAGGGCGACCTGCACGACCTCTTCCACTTCATGCAGACCGACCCAAGCGAGTACTTCAAGACCCCGGAAGAGGCCCTGCAGGCCTTCCGCGACGTCAAAGCCAAGGTCTACGCCAAGCTGCCGACCCTCTTCGACACCATGCCCAAGAGCGACTACGAGATCCGCGCCACCGAGAAGTTCCGTGCCGCCAACTCCGCCGCAGGCGAATACCAACCCGGCACCCCGGACGGCTCCCGCAAGGGCGTCTTCTACGCCAACATCTACAACCTGTCGGTGCAGCCCAAGTACGGCGTCACCACCCTGTCCCTGCACGAGGCGGCCCCGGGCCACCACTTCCAGATCTCATTGCAGATGGAGCAGAGCGGCCAGTCCAAGTACCGCCAGTTCACCGGCTACAACGCCTACGTCGAAGGCTGGGCCCTCTACTCCGAGACCCTGGGTAAGAACATGGGCCTCTACCAGGACCCCAACCAGTACTACGGCCACCTGTCCGACGCCCTGCTGCGCGCCATGCGCCTGGTGGTGGACACGGGCCTGCACGCCAAGGGCTGGAGCCATGACCAGGCCATCGCCTACATGCGCGCCAACAGCTCCATGAGCATTGATGACATCCGCAGCGAGGTGGAGCGCTACATGGCCCTGCCCGGCCAGGCCCTCGGCTACATGCTGGGCCGCCGCGAAATCGAGAAGCTGCGCGACGAGGCCAAAGCCGAGCTGGGCGACAAGTTCGACATCCGCGCCTTCCACCACCAGGTGCTGGGCATCGGCGCCGTACCCCTGGAGGTACTGGCCGAGCATATCCACAGCTGGATCAAGAGCCAGAAGGCCTGA
- a CDS encoding SDR family oxidoreductase translates to MDTVMQGTLEGAQVVIVGGSSGLGLAAAAAAKARGAEVTLVGRTPAKLDVAATRIGGARTAVADIADRNSVEAVFGNLARVDHLVITAGGLQLGRLAESDPDWLLEEVQQRIAGPLYAIKAALPLMPPTGSIVLTGGQFSDRPPGNGESVIAAAVRGVEALARSLALELRPIRVNVIAPGLIDTPLFDVFGPEGRASVFRETAQKLPVGRTGRPEEVGEGIAFLLGNGYMNGEVLHIDGGGRLV, encoded by the coding sequence ATGGATACCGTTATGCAAGGCACCCTCGAGGGGGCGCAGGTGGTGATAGTAGGGGGAAGTTCCGGCCTCGGCCTGGCTGCTGCTGCGGCGGCCAAGGCGAGGGGCGCCGAGGTTACCCTGGTCGGCCGAACGCCGGCCAAGCTGGATGTCGCCGCCACCCGTATCGGCGGGGCGCGGACGGCGGTCGCCGACATCGCCGATCGCAACAGCGTCGAGGCCGTCTTCGGTAACCTGGCCAGGGTGGACCACCTGGTGATCACCGCCGGCGGCCTGCAGCTGGGCAGGCTGGCCGAGTCCGACCCGGATTGGCTGCTGGAGGAGGTCCAGCAGCGCATCGCCGGGCCCCTCTACGCCATCAAGGCCGCCTTGCCGCTGATGCCACCGACCGGATCCATAGTGCTGACCGGCGGGCAGTTCTCGGACCGCCCGCCCGGCAACGGGGAGTCCGTCATAGCGGCGGCGGTGCGCGGGGTCGAGGCCTTGGCCCGGTCCCTGGCCCTGGAACTCAGGCCCATCAGGGTCAACGTCATAGCGCCCGGCCTTATCGACACCCCCCTTTTCGACGTCTTTGGCCCCGAGGGGCGGGCTTCAGTCTTCAGGGAGACGGCTCAGAAACTGCCGGTGGGCCGCACCGGGCGGCCGGAGGAAGTGGGAGAGGGCATCGCCTTTTTGCTCGGCAACGGCTACATGAACGGCGAGGTGCTCCATATCGATGGCGGCGGCCGTCTCGTCTGA